The DNA region cattttaagttttcataatgagctgtgccacccctggaaaaacaaaatttccctcagacagaataactagctaaatatgtgacactacacatctgtggatctttcagacACAGTTTTGTATTCAACCAATATAaccaatatttcgaatttcacagatactttttaatttttgaacatcaaattactgaaaaacaccgcattatacgagaaaatatgaagaatactttcattttacaaaatagATAGcctcaaacttagtttcaagagttgggttctttgaatttttggtatttttatgatacttaatggtcataatgagaaaactggaagacgtggcttgtgttcgaaaacgattcatcaaataaatgaaggactatattccgaaataaatttcattcgataacaccgtttgtgagaaaaaatggtgaaggaaaaagtgtttcttttgaactcaagaatatactgttaaaatatttgtacgagtcaaagattcaccctgtacagCAGTTATCTCTACATACTTATTGTATTCCACAGAAACTTGTTGCCTAGACTTATTCCCAGATATTATTGACTTGAAAACATTCACATTTTTGCTTGAGGTGCCTCTGTTAAGAATATCCTCGAACTCGAAGTTGTTAGTTATCTTCCTCCAAGTCAgtattttcatcgatatttttcaCTGATGATGGTTTAATAATTGTCCATATGATAGGCTAAAGACTTTAATGAAAAAATGCCAGTCTCTTGAAAATCGAACTTATGTTTTGTGTCCACCTTCATCATCCCATCTCATAATTTCGAATATATATTATACTTTTTCGACCAGACAGTGTCGTTTTCTATATTCCCTCAGTTATGAATAAATTCGCCGGCAATCTTCATCTTGCCAAAAATTATACCTAATTTGTGACATACTGAAATGTATTCATGAATACATATAGTACGAAATGAACAATTCCACGAGAAGAATTAACGTTAGGCAGAAATCCCTCCTCAAGATAAAACCACTCGGCAAGATCCAAATGCCTCACAATTCCATGGAGCAAGTAATAAATTCAACATATACTTGGTATATATGTAGCTATGAGATCTATTCGAAGTCTATCTCTTATAGAATTAGATATGTAATTCTGGTGGGGGAATGAAAGGAAATGCGGAAACAGAGAGAGGATTTTACCCTGTGTGGGGGTTTAACCAAAGCCGCCAATTAGCTCGAACCATGTTTTCACGAATCGTCCTAATAAATATTTACTACAAACCGGATACGTGCATGTATATATCCTACTTCATTAGAGGGGAAATGTAAATCCGGTTCTTCTTGTAAAATCCAAAGTGGCATTTCCTCATTTTGTTCCGTGATTATCTCATGGGAGAATATGTAGGAAATAATCAACATCACTAGTTCCTCTGCTGTGGTGATCCAATTAGGAATTATAGAATCGATCATTTGTGATACCTATAAAGTGAGGGAAAATTctaatgcccgtttgcaccgtttcgctggtaaccatggttaaactaatcgatgtttaatatttaaacgttgcttagcggttgacggtttgcaccgtggaatcataatcgttgtttactttaatcatcgataggtttggcaacgCCACTCAGagcataaaaaattaaaaatttcagccaagcacatcatagaagataaattaaaaagaaaaagatgtCAAGCTTTTGtgactaaacttctgttgtcaaggtgggaaatttgaacatttcttttggagtttcggcgttgtgttttgaatttgaagtgcgaacatgagtagcatcaacacatcctattactctAGGAAAGGAAGCCTTCTTGGGAAAGGACTCTTGAGTGTTGATTGCACTATATCCTCATCTTTGGTCAAtttaatgaattcggaatataatttaccaattgctaaaAAACTACAGCAATAATTATTGATCCTatcgatacatctacatttatgaaattatcaacaaaagccaactgaccagcactagcataaaaccgCAATGTAGCTaacaattgatttattggggcAACACTAtcattcctgaaatatctatatttgtataatataactaattattaaattccaaatcattctccatatttatatggcaaaaaaataacacggtttctttcatTGAAAGAGAACTTCTGAGAgaagtgaggtccattctttcgaaataatttcttctacaggGAAACATCTGTGAAATCCAAATTCAATATtgccaagtgcatcaagatcatcatcaagtaatatctcatcttccaaatcatccattattaattcgaattttatatcaacataaaaagaaaacacagttgtcaatcgaatttgaagtattacttcaatcaaagtttcaatcgagctTTAGTCGAGCAAATTTCTGCGTTTAGTTTAAACAGcgtttaagggccttataatcaacgtttaggagCGGTGCAACCTggttaaggaattaaacgttgtttaagaatataatcgttgtttagacaaacggtgcaaacggccataaGGGATTCACCACACTACAATAGAAAGTATACGATCTGATTTTTGTTCAATTTCTTATTGCAATTCATTCTGTTCAGATcccaaatcgaaaaatttggcACTGTGGCACTGGATGATTTTTTCAGTTTGAATACTCAATAacaaaatacgaggatatattagaaaattcttagcctactatagaacgaaACAAAATTTCCAAACCAAGTTCATCTATGATTTCTTATATTTTTACTTTACTTTACTTTACTTTATTgaccaaaattcctccaaaaataacaaaaaatgaaGGACCCAAAGGAGGCATAAATGCCTGTACATGGGTGGtcccaaaaaaaaagaaaacacaaTTATTCTCCATTTATGAAAAATCACTTGACCCCCAACCATCTCAAAACTAAACACATCTTTACAACAACAAAAGATAAACTATGACATTTAAAataatcaacaacaaaaaatacaattttttagaGAATTCATGTTACTATCCTAGTTTTTATCGCTTCCCTTAAATTCTTCTTTAGGCTGTCACCAACACCAACCATCGACTTCAAATTGTTAGGAAGTTTATTATAGTAAACTTTGGCGTAATAAGAGGAGCTTCTTTGACCTATCTTCAGTTTTTGTCTAGGCAGTTCAACACTTCTATGCCTGGTATTAGTAGGGCAGTTGTTAAATTCATTCCTGAGCTCGCTATAGTGTCTGGTAATAGACTTCATGACGAAAACTTGTCTTATCTCAAGTGGTCTATCAGGATCACTTTCATTAACTCCAATAATCTTTAAAATCCGTGTCTGGAGCCGGATCAAGGGTTTAAGTGAACTATCATACAGACCACCCCAGCCAACTATCCCATACACCGCAACACTATGAAAAAGGCCATAGTAAATTTGCAGTACCTGCCTTCTTGAAAGTACCTTCTCAagccttaaaaacacatataTCAGTCAGTATTTAGCTCTACTGACTATTTTGTCAACGTGCAAGTTCCATCTTACATTAGCATCATACACTACACCAAGGTATTTATAACTATCAACTTTTGTTAGCAGTTGGTCATTAATGTTTACTGGGATGTTTACACTTGGCAGGGTGTCCTTATAATTAGAGAATGGCATGAAAACTGATTTTTCGATGTTTAAAACAAGTTTGTTTACAAAAAGCCAAGAGTACACAGtaccagcagatttttggacgcgaaacttcttaggttttggagaaccagagtgtcgccattccatcgattgttgctttgtttctggaccgtagaaatgtacccaagtctcatccatatcaacaattcgttttaagaagtctacatcgtttttaaatcgagcacagatcgaacgcgatgcttctacccttgcacgcttttggtcaacattcaaacatttgggcaactattttgaaacaatttttccatgtccaaattgacgtaaactatacgatgaacacgttcgtatgaaatattcgaagtgcttcagatatccgttttagcccaattcgacggtctgataaaatcataccatgaactgcatcgatattttcggggactgacacagaaactggccttcccgatcggtcatcatcttcaatggaaaattgaccttttttgaagcttgcaatccaatttttcacggtcgcttaccaaggacattgatcaccaaggggattaagcatatcttcgtaaatctgcttacctcttaactcttttaaaaagagatacttgacgatggctcgatgttccaatttttcgatttccacaatttcgatggacatcttctttctgttaatttattgcgtaactctggtttacttttttgacctcaaatttcacactgacacttctaatgttcgttgctatgttaacgcaatattttttttatgcatggaactggtctaggctaactagatttcaatacatcctcgtaaacaCTCTTGCCTATGAGGATCATAAATTCTCTGAGTTATTGGGTATACCAGTGCTATATATTGCTACATATCTGCAAGAAAAGCAAAGTAATTTTGATTGGTTCTCTGTTTTTGGGCGTTATTTGACATGTTTtgttacctgaaaaaaaaaacaattttaagaTATAGTTAAGGGTCTGGTATGACATTTGTAATCGATAGGACGTGGGCAGAGAAAACATTAAATCAAAAAATAACTAAGATTATTCTGAAATAGCATACCTCAACATTCATATTATGGAAAAGTTTTTGTTGTAATTTATTTCCATACTGTTAaagtttgatattcaaaaagttttcgaaaaaagatTTTGTGTTCGtgatttcattcaataattaCAACAATTATGAAAATGTGCGAGACACTAAACTTCTGAgtgaattttattatttcttaaAATTTCGTCACCTTTTATCTTCGCTATGGAGAGAAAcggttttgttttttattatgttGTAGTCTGGTGGACGGTCTACCGTGTACCTACCTTGTGTATCACAGATATACAGGATATTTGATCTTGGTTTGAGCTGAGGAATGACTTGAAATAAGGAAAATATTTATGTGCTTACTACACTCCTGCAgaggaaaattataaaaatttccaTATTATATTAAAGTCAAAACGTACTCTAGCATGATGCTTAACGATAGTAAAATGAAGATAAATGCTTCTTTGTAGGGCGAAAATTCAATTTCTGCCGAAATGTACACTTAACGTCATTCAataaaacgaaaatttaattttataagGCCAATTTCCAGCCGGATTCAATCTAAGTTATATCCGACGGCGAAGTAAACCTCAATTTCAGCAATCACCATTGTACAGGTACAATTCAAAAAGCCCAATGAATATGCATTAAAAACTTTTTATGGATAATTTCGAAAATACCATTTCGAGTGCGCCATAAAGCCCGGCAAGTAGCAGAGACGTGTCTGGCTGAATTATTAATGAAATAATGGCCATATATTATGCAATGGCTGAGCGATAAGGTCTGATGAGTTTATAGGATCACGTCGGTTAATTTCCGTTCAGTAATGTTTAATAATATGACCGTTCTGCCGGGCGTTGCACTATACCAGAAAAGAGCCCTAGGCGTGCCGGAATCCCTGTTTTCATCCCAGAAGGGATGATATCCGATCCGGTGAAACTTTCTGAATGGAATCAACAGAAAATGGGACGCCTTCATATTGTTCACGGGTTTGTGATTGTCGGCCGATTCCGACAAGCGGTCTGAAAGGAAATAGAACgatgaaatattgtttaaaTACGCGATATGTTTCAGAACTAGGGATTGCGAGTTTCATCGATATATCGACATCGTGCGAGCCAATTGCATAGTACCATAGGCAATTAGGAATTCCGCCGCTATATCCAGACAAAAAACGCTGCCAAAGAGATCGCATCATTTTTGACGAAAATGCTCACGGTTGAACTCCCCGAATATTTGCATGTACtcatgctctttcagaatatgtattacatttcGATCTACCGTtgtttttattgagagataatcgacTCTACCactgactatcgaaaaattcccaaaaagatggggtcagttaaaacttcctcaaaaccgaacggttttgccgagatggatgaaattctcagatttattactagaagagttattCTTTGAGAATACTAATcatatttccatctacggttatttttattgagagataaacgactctaacggtgactatcgaaaaattccaaaaaagatggggtcagttgaaaattcctcaagaccgaacggttttgccaggatggatgaaattctcagatttattactagaaaagttgctctt from Coccinella septempunctata chromosome 1, icCocSept1.1, whole genome shotgun sequence includes:
- the LOC123320142 gene encoding uncharacterized protein LOC123320142, translated to MMLMLEKVLSRRQVLQIYYGLFHSVAVYGIVGWGGLYDSSLKPLIRLQTRILKIIGVNESDPDRPLEIRQVFVMKSITRHYSELRNEFNNCPTNTRHRSVELPRQKLKIGQRSSSYYAKVYYNKLPNNLKSMVGVGDSLKKNLREAIKTRIVT